One Saccharospirillaceae bacterium DNA window includes the following coding sequences:
- a CDS encoding acyl-CoA dehydrogenase family protein produces the protein MKLALTEEQQLIQDTAKHFAETELVPNAAPLDEHQPGSRDTFLSNLNKLAQLGFMGLNVDAEHGGSEVGVVAFSCAITELARGCSATAVTVSVTNMVAEVIQAVGSDEQKAYYLPKICEGIYPAAGFCLTENSAGSDPANMKTRATRDGDDWLISGNKLYITSAEYAGCFVVWAVTDTGAKRGKGISCFLVETDNPGIEIARAEEKMGQRGSATNEVIFTNCRVPASAMLGQENQGYAIAVGELAGGRIGVGSLALGIGLAAMDYARHYLGEREQFGQKIGNFQGLQWMLADRYTELEAARLLLMQAAYLKENKQDFGSAASMAKVFASEKANDACYSALQMMGGAGYIREYPLERHARDVRITSIYEGTSEVQRLIIARDLLKNVL, from the coding sequence ATGAAATTAGCACTCACAGAAGAACAACAGCTAATTCAGGACACTGCAAAACACTTTGCTGAAACTGAACTGGTTCCCAATGCGGCGCCGCTGGACGAACACCAGCCGGGTAGTCGCGACACTTTTTTATCCAATCTGAATAAACTGGCACAGCTGGGCTTTATGGGCCTGAATGTCGATGCGGAACATGGCGGCAGTGAAGTCGGTGTGGTGGCCTTCAGTTGCGCGATTACTGAGCTGGCACGTGGCTGTTCTGCTACGGCGGTGACCGTCTCTGTGACCAATATGGTGGCGGAAGTTATTCAGGCGGTGGGCAGCGATGAACAAAAAGCTTATTACCTGCCAAAAATCTGCGAAGGAATATATCCAGCAGCGGGTTTCTGTTTAACCGAAAACAGCGCCGGTTCTGATCCGGCGAATATGAAAACCCGAGCCACTCGTGACGGCGATGATTGGCTGATTAGCGGCAATAAACTCTACATCACCAGCGCTGAATACGCCGGTTGTTTTGTTGTCTGGGCGGTGACGGATACGGGTGCTAAGCGGGGTAAAGGCATCAGTTGCTTTCTGGTTGAGACCGATAACCCCGGTATCGAAATTGCCAGAGCGGAAGAGAAAATGGGCCAGCGTGGTTCGGCCACCAACGAGGTAATTTTCACCAATTGTCGTGTACCGGCCAGCGCGATGTTAGGCCAGGAGAATCAGGGTTACGCAATTGCTGTGGGTGAGCTAGCAGGCGGCCGTATTGGTGTGGGTTCATTAGCCCTGGGTATCGGGCTGGCGGCCATGGACTATGCCCGTCACTATTTAGGTGAGCGTGAACAGTTTGGTCAGAAGATTGGTAACTTCCAGGGCCTGCAATGGATGCTGGCAGATCGCTACACCGAACTGGAAGCTGCGCGACTGTTATTGATGCAGGCAGCCTATTTAAAAGAAAATAAACAGGATTTTGGCTCAGCGGCATCGATGGCAAAAGTCTTCGCCAGTGAAAAAGCCAATGACGCCTGTTACAGCGCATTACAAATGATGGGAGGGGCCGGTTATATTCGAGAATATCCGTTAGAGCGCCACGCCCGCGACGTGCGTATTACCAGTATTTATGAGGGCACCAGTGAGGTTCAGCGGTTGATTATCGCCCGGGATCTGCTGAAAAACGTGCTGTAA